The Anguilla anguilla isolate fAngAng1 chromosome 2, fAngAng1.pri, whole genome shotgun sequence genome contains the following window.
acagagagcaagatgTGAGAGAAATCTACGGCACGGTGAAAGCAACAGGCTTGTGCGCCAGCAGACAGCACTCTGAGCTCACACAGATGGAACACATGGATGCAGTTGGATTAACAGGCATTCCTCGGACATGTGGTCAAAGGATGTTGTTTTCCTACGCACATTTTCCAGGGTGAATCACAGAGAAAATGTCAGTTCGAGAATTCACAACCACTCTCTCCCATACCACTTCATGTAGCCTCTGGAGCTGAGCCCTTTGACACCCTGTTGGTGCCCTGTTGTTGACCTGTTGACACCCTGTTGATGCCCTGTTGACACCCTGTCAATGCCCTGTTGACACCCTGCTGATGCCCAGTTGACAGTCTGTCGATACACTGTTGTTGCCCTGTTGATGCCCAGTTGACACCCTGTTGTTGCCCTGTTGACACCCTGTTGATGCCCTGTTGATGCCCTGTTGATGCCCTGTTGTTACCCTGTTGATGCCCAGTTGACAGTCTGTCGATACTGTGTAAATGCCCTGTTGACACCCTGTTGATGCCATGTTGTTGCCCTGTTGGTGCCCTGTTGACACCCTGTTGATGCCATGTTGTTGCCCTGTTGATGCCCTGTTGACACCCTGTTGATGCCATGTTGTTGCCCTGTTGACACCCTGTCAATGCCCTGTTGACACCCTGTTGATGCCCCGTTGTTGCCCTGTTGACACCTTGTCAATGCCCTGTTGACACCCTGTTGATTCCCCGTTGTTGCCCTGTTGACACCCTGTCAATGCCCTGTTGACACCCTGTTGATGCCATGTTGTTGCCCTGTTGACACCCTGTCAATGCCCTGTTGTTGCCATGTTGATGCCCCGTTGATGCCCTCTTGACACCCTGTCGAATCTCCGTCAATGTACCTTCTCTGTTTGACGGTGATGCCCTTCTGCTGCAGGGACTTCTCGTTGGTGAGCTGCAGCAGCGTGATCTGCTTGCGGCTGAAGAGGCGGATGGCGAAGGCCTTCTCCAGCAGCTTGTCCGGGGAAACGAAGGAGCCGACACCCTGGACGAAGGCCTGGATGCTCCCCCGGACCCCCGCCGTGTCCTGGCCGGAAGACAGCTGCTGGCCGGCCTTCTGCTTGCGGTAGAACTTGAGGAGGGCCAGGGCCACGCGGTATAGCACCTTGTAGCCCTCCACCAGGAAGATGTCCAGCACCCTGGCCGCGTGGGAGAAGGGCAGGTCTCCCAGCACCCAGCTCATCCAGTCGGAGTAGACCTCCAGCACATCCTGCGCAGTGGCCACTATCAGCTTGTGCGCTGCGGGGCAGTACTTGTTGGCCAGGTCACCGAAGGTCATGCAGGACGACTCGTAGGCCAGGAAGGTCTGGTCCAGCATGCGGCGGCCCGGCTCGTTGCAGGCCAGCAGGCGGCACACCTGCTCGAAGCAGTGCGCCTCGTCGGGGCTGAAGTGCAGCAGCAGGGCCGTCACCGCGGGCAACGCCGGGCAGTGCGAGATGTCCGGGAACTGGCTGGCCACGCACGACATTATCTTGTgggccgcccccaccccctccgcctTCAGGCAGTACTTGGGCACGGGGGTGCCATCTACAATCTCCGGCAAGGGGATGCTGGTGGGGGCCTTCTTGCCGGCGACGCTGTCCACAATGTCGCGGTAAACGGCGGCGTCGGGCGTGACGGTGCGACACGGCACAGCCTTGATCAGCTGCTGGTAGACCTGGGCCCGCAGCTTGTGGTTCTTGGACCAGTAGCCCTGCCTGGCCAGCCTCTTCAGCTCGCGCGGGTCCCTGCAGTCCAGCTTGCTTGGCTCGCCGCTCTTGGCCAGATCGCCCATCTGGTCCCAGTCCACAAAGCGCCCATAGTCCTCCTCAGACATGGCCCAGGGCTCCCAGATGAGAGTGCGGGGAGACGGGGAGCCGCAGAAAATCTGCCCGTTTACCACAGATATGTTTTGAGGTTGATTATGAGCCGCACATGATGttcactgaaagagagagagaaaattgttGTTGAGAAGCTGTTAGAGTTTGAACAGAGGCTTAGACTCTCATTTGAGAATAATCCCATGACCTACAGAAGTGCAGATACACACCAGAACACCAAATCACTTCAATCAATAGACATCAATAGACACAGGATGCAAGCTGCCACAAGCAGAACAGAACTTAACCATCTTGCAGATGACATCTCAAGTAACCTTTGCACTGGTGAAACACTCTCTCCTTTAGAAAAACATATTATCAACCATAAAATTTAATCTGAGACCCAATGCAAGAATTCTCCACAATTACATCATCGTAAGACACTGGTTAACAATTAACTTTGCTCCAACTCCAATGAGAGATATCACTTAGATGTTACTCATTGTCAGTGGTTGATTTTTAAACACTTCTGGAGGTCACTGCCTTCCAAACTGTATTTGGGGCGAACAACTGCGCTTTCAACGCAgaacccaaaaaaagaaaacccaaaacaaagGTCTTATGTAATACTTCTTAAAGCTTTATGATGAAACAATTGTTCTGCCTACACCTTTTTCTGGCACAACACAACTGCTTGAACAGTAACAGTCTCCCAATCACATACGTCTTGTTCTACTTTCCCTGCAGCCCAGTGACTTCTAATTCAGGACTTCCTGTTGGCCCCTGAGACCGACTGTCCCCATCCAGCCTCTGCCCCCAGAATGCACCCAATCTGCTCAAACCAGTTCCCCGCTGGGCCTGAGCCCAATGCCACCTGCAGCCTTCCCCCAACACACGGTCAACTACCGTGCATGTGCAACAGGCTACATGCGATAAGCTGCAGTCAAACAGCATTAGCCAATTATTCTAATTGGGCTAGATTTTTACAACTCCGCCACTGGTCAGAACACAACTGTGTGGGTCCAGGACATGCACATACGTAGGTCTTTAAAATactgtgaaaaacacacacattcatttaaaaaagactcCAGATTCAAGAGTTGTGGAATGTGAAACATCAATAATTAATTCCATGCGGGCCCTTTCAAACGTACACCAGCATGTGCTGTTCAAGTCTGAGTGAGAGCACTCTGCATGTTGTAAAGCAGGATAGCATGTTCCTGTTTATACAGAACACAAATTATAAATGAGGcaaatttttttatcattgtggTAAAACCAGTTTTCAAACTGAAATCTGCCAGAAGGGCAGAAAGGGACTTTAGTTCGGCTGAGGAATCCATAGCAGCCTACATGTGGGATGAAGGAATCAATTAGGcctaaatgcaaataaaataaaacaaagttgtTCGCTTTCTTACATTTCTTGCATTACAGGATAACACTGAAAAGCATACATACATTGTCACATCTGTCATACACATGAGTGTACAATATAAGTCAGGAATCCCGATAGGTTTGTTTCTGTCCAACACTTCATCGTTCTCTCAAAAGGTCTTGTTTTCCCTTAACAAACTTGCTGAgtcttttttttgacaaaagaTGGACAGTATCAAAGCACGGGATAAGGACTATCAGTACTGTGAAGAAAGAACCTAGATTCCCGAGTTCTGTGTGACGTTTACATCAGTGGACATGAAAGCTACTTTGTATCTTGTTTTGAGTTCTTGCTTTTATTACTTATATAAGCCGTCTTTGTTCAACCAGACACAAAAGGATGTGGATTCAGGTTTTCTAGTTGACAGGTTTTCTAGTTCTCGGCACAAAAGGAGGCATGTAAAGTTTTTTCATCTATAATGAATTTATGAGTTAACTACAGTGATCCGCGTTGAAATGCAGAGTACAGACATACACTTAAAATATCGATGAATGACAGATAAAATCTCAGCATCTGTAAGTGAAAACAAACTATGATAGCCAGTAGTCGATTAGCCAGTAGCCAGTATTAACCAAAAATTACGCGAAGTAGTCAATATAACCTTTGTTCGCTACCTAGAACCCCTGACGTTTCATGCTTATACACCTTAGCTACATAGCTAATGACGGTTACTCTCCCCAAATCGACTGAATCCGACGTTCATCCAAAACGAATAAAAACTTATTTCATACATATTCCTATGGATCGCTGATGTATGTACACTGCCAGACATGCCATGCATGCAGAGATATACATGCACACCGACGTTTTCAGTTAATGTCAAAACATTACGTTCAGCTACAGTGGTAGCAAAGTACCAGATGCTATGCATGGTAAAATGGTAACAAACGGTTCCATCACAACGACAAGAACAACATATTTATATTCCATGACAGTAATACGGTAACACTATATTGGAAATTTAAATGAAGACAGCATT
Protein-coding sequences here:
- the tbc1d24 gene encoding TBC1 domain family member 24 produces the protein MSEEDYGRFVDWDQMGDLAKSGEPSKLDCRDPRELKRLARQGYWSKNHKLRAQVYQQLIKAVPCRTVTPDAAVYRDIVDSVAGKKAPTSIPLPEIVDGTPVPKYCLKAEGVGAAHKIMSCVASQFPDISHCPALPAVTALLLHFSPDEAHCFEQVCRLLACNEPGRRMLDQTFLAYESSCMTFGDLANKYCPAAHKLIVATAQDVLEVYSDWMSWVLGDLPFSHAARVLDIFLVEGYKVLYRVALALLKFYRKQKAGQQLSSGQDTAGVRGSIQAFVQGVGSFVSPDKLLEKAFAIRLFSRKQITLLQLTNEKSLQQKGITVKQRRRNVQLAVNAENFSSEIVSAKEMRDIWSWIPERFALCQPQLLFTTANHGCSLNRFYSHCEGYEPTLLLIKTTDAEVCGAYLSTDWEERKRGGSKLSFFGTGECFVFRLKPEMERYEWVVIRHPELASAIQAKSEESSEDGAPAQPQNSATSALPVAESGADPSDRLSPFLSARHFHLNSRNTSMFMAGNMESIIVGGGDGNALYIDAELNHGRTAHCTTFDNPPLCTENFQIALLEVWGFQDAMSS